In Bacteroidota bacterium, one genomic interval encodes:
- a CDS encoding AMP-binding protein produces MAITRIFDILPQLKEKYNKPNALAAKENGKWRTYSTQEFIDYVNNLSYGLYNLGLEREDKIAIIANNRPEWNFADFAIQQSGAVSVPIYPTISEHDLTFILNDAKLNMFLFRMQRWLQK; encoded by the coding sequence ATGGCAATTACTCGAATATTTGATATCCTACCCCAACTTAAGGAGAAATACAACAAACCCAATGCGTTGGCAGCGAAAGAAAATGGGAAATGGAGAACCTATTCCACTCAGGAATTTATTGATTATGTTAACAATCTTAGCTATGGCTTGTATAATTTAGGACTGGAACGTGAAGATAAAATTGCCATCATTGCAAATAACCGTCCCGAATGGAATTTTGCAGATTTTGCCATTCAGCAATCCGGAGCAGTAAGTGTGCCTATCTATCCGACCATCAGTGAACATGATTTAACATTCATTTTAAATGATGCAAAATTAAATATGTTTTTGT
- a CDS encoding nitronate monooxygenase — translation MQTKLTQLLSIDFPMIMAPMFLVSNEAMIVEGMKGGIAAAFPTLNYRNEGELEQVLEHLNNAKAGLVVKGTYGVNLIVQKTNPLYEKHLKICVAKKVPFYITSLGSPKQVIEQAHSYGAKVFCDVTNLEHAQKCADLGCDGFIAVGQGAGGHAGPNPLQIIVPALQRKFPNIPVIAAGGIADGAGVVSMLAIGAAGVSVGTRFIASTEAGVSQDYKNAVVSSKMTDIVLTEKISGTPCTIINTPFAKKIGYKQNWFEKLLSNNSRTKKYFKMWVQISGMKKLEQSVKPGNYQTLWCAGQSVELINDILPCGEIIKRMKQEAMEAFRKVADLSQ, via the coding sequence ATGCAAACGAAACTCACGCAATTACTTTCAATTGATTTTCCAATGATTATGGCTCCCATGTTTTTAGTAAGCAATGAAGCTATGATTGTGGAAGGAATGAAGGGTGGGATTGCTGCAGCCTTTCCTACGCTCAACTACAGGAACGAAGGAGAATTGGAGCAGGTGTTGGAGCATTTGAATAATGCAAAAGCAGGATTAGTAGTAAAAGGAACCTATGGGGTGAATTTAATCGTTCAAAAAACAAATCCGTTGTACGAAAAACACTTGAAAATATGTGTTGCCAAGAAAGTTCCTTTTTATATTACCTCTCTTGGTAGTCCGAAACAAGTGATTGAGCAAGCGCATAGTTACGGGGCGAAAGTGTTTTGTGACGTAACCAATTTGGAGCATGCTCAAAAGTGTGCGGATTTAGGTTGTGATGGTTTTATTGCTGTTGGACAAGGTGCAGGTGGACATGCGGGTCCAAATCCCCTGCAAATTATTGTTCCTGCTTTACAGCGGAAGTTCCCGAATATTCCGGTGATTGCTGCCGGAGGAATTGCAGATGGAGCAGGAGTGGTGTCGATGCTCGCAATTGGTGCTGCTGGTGTTTCTGTTGGAACGCGTTTTATTGCCAGCACTGAGGCTGGGGTGAGTCAAGACTATAAAAATGCGGTGGTGAGTTCTAAGATGACAGATATTGTGTTGACTGAAAAAATATCAGGTACACCTTGTACTATCATTAATACACCTTTTGCTAAAAAGATAGGATACAAACAAAATTGGTTTGAGAAATTATTGTCGAATAACTCCAGAACCAAAAAGTACTTTAAGATGTGGGTTCAGATTAGTGGCATGAAAAAACTGGAACAATCCGTTAAACCGGGAAATTACCAAACCTTGTGGTGTGCCGGGCAAAGTGTAGAGTTGATCAATGATATTTTGCCATGTGGGGAAATTATTAAAAGGATGAAACAAGAAGCAATGGAGGCTTTCCGTAAAGTTGCTGATTTATCCCAATAG